A stretch of Lactuca sativa cultivar Salinas chromosome 6, Lsat_Salinas_v11, whole genome shotgun sequence DNA encodes these proteins:
- the LOC111906100 gene encoding NAC domain-containing protein 82, with protein sequence MERSSLIPGFRFHPTDHELVMYYLKRKLLGKRIIVNAVAEVNIYEFSPWDLPDKSSLKSGDLEWFFFCPKSKKYSSGARSNRTTESGFWKATGKDRKVEYKGRVVARIKTLVFHLKTASDGQRTNWVMHEYNMEDQKLADEGVVQDMYVLCKIFEKEGAGPKNGAQYGAPFNEEEWDDDVASCSGPTNKPDDKQKGPLTLSLTEPGSSTITYSANETVIYKQKGPAATINNKTLPQSTCTLTEPAPSSSANANANDTPGNDDDVMLYEDLASIFGVPTGGLNSNNKDKGVEVKGVGPNEDEGIFGDLVNLVNLDDFVGAELNRFETDGSEYTMGMMMGADDLDVDLGRFCVD encoded by the exons ATGGAAAGATCATCTCTCATTCCGGGGTTTCGGTTTCATCCTACTGATCATGAGTTGGTAATGTACTATTTGAAGAGGAAGTTATTGGGGAAGAGAATCATTGTCAATGCTGTTGCTGAAGTCAATATATACGAGTTTAGTCCCTGGGATCTTCCAG ATAAATCCTCATTAAAAAGTGGAGACTTGGAGTGGTTCTTTTTTTGTCCGaaatcaaaaaaatattcaagtgGGGCCCGATCAAACCGGACAACTGAATCTGGGTTCTGGAAAGCCACTGGGAAAGACAGGAAGGTTGAATACAAAGGAAGAGTTGTAGCAAGAATCAAGACTCTGGTTTTTCATCTAAAAACTGCATCAGATGGCCAAAGAACAAACTGGGTCATGCATGAATACAATATGGAAGATCAAAAGTTAGCTGATGAAGGCGTCGTTCAG GATATGTATGTGCTGTGTAAAATCTTTGAGAAAGAGGGTGCAGGGCCGAAAAATGGTGCGCAATATGGTGCACCGTTTAATGAAGAAGAGTGGGATGATGATGTGGCAAGCTGTTCTGGGCCCACAAACAAACCGGATGATAAGCAGAAGGGCCCACTCACCTTGTCTTTAACTGAACCAGGTTCATCTACAATCACATATTCTGCAAATGAGACTGTAATTTACAAGCAGAAAGGTCCAGCAGCTACAATCAACAACAAGACTTTACCTCAAAGTACATGTACCCTAACTGAACCAGCTCCATCTTCTTCTGCAAATGCAAATGCAAATGATACACCTGGCAATGATGATGATGTCATGCTTTATGAAGACCTTGCCTCGATTTTCGGGGTGCCTACTGGTGGCCTTAATAGCAACAACAAAGACAAG GGGGTTGAAGTCAAAGGCGTGGGACCCAATGAAGATGAAGGTATTTTTGGTGACTTGGTGAACTTGGTTAATCTGGATGACTTTGTAGGAGCTGAATTAAATAGGTTTGAGACTGATGGAAGTGAGTACACGATGGGCATGATGATGGGAGCTGATGATCTTGATGTTGATCTGGGAAGATTTTGTGTCGATTGA
- the LOC111906101 gene encoding ERAD-associated E3 ubiquitin-protein ligase HRD1B, with product MMKLQTYAGLSVIATLAVIYHAFSSRGQFYPATVYLSTSKVCLVLLLNMGLVIMCIMWQLTKRIFLGSLREAEIERLNEQSWREVMEILFAITIFRQDFSVMFLAMVTALLLIKSLHWLAQKRVEYIETTPTVPMLSHIRIVSFMGFLLLVDSLFLYNSVKYLIQTRQASVSLFFSFEYMILATTTISTFVKYVFYVSDMLMEGQWEKKAVYTFYLELIRDLLHLSLYLGFFLVIFVNYGVPLHLIRELYETFRNFKLRIADYIRYRKITSNMNDRFPDATPEELNASDATCIICREEMTTAKRLVCGHLFHVHCLRSWLERQHTCPICRALVIPNESGTTTTRSRPGAHRQGANSATTSSQERTGDGAESGNISRHQKRVQAAAAAASIYQKSFVYPSPSSLPWSSGYGVLPNNSTPGNNTGENDNSVPGNLPSFQFPHSGFMPPGGSPNHELQMSVSQLEAQKKIIQHQIEVLQNQLERLQKPASASEKSPVTESTSSSNGGGGSWTVAASDSKGKAVSSSSSSSSSSMVVSGGVADNRDEGSFTPL from the exons ATGATGAAGCTGCAGACTTATGCTGGACTCAGTGTGATTGCTACACTGGCTGTCATCTATCATGCCTTTAGTAGTCGAGGACAGTTCTATCCAGCAACAGTCTATCTTTCTACCTCCAAAGTCTGTTTAGTGCTTCTTCTCAACATGGGTTTGGTGATCATGTGCATTATGTGGCAGCTAACAAAACGAATCTTTCTTGGTTCTCTTCGAGAAGCTGAGATTGAGAGGCTGAATGAGCAATCATGGAGAGAAGTTATGGAAATCCTTTTTGCCATCACTATATTCCGCCAGGACTTCTCTGTTATGTTTCTTGCCATGGTTACTGCTCTTTTACTTATCAAGTCTTTGCATTGGTTGGCTCAGAAGAGAGTTGAATACATTGAAACAACTCCAACTGTTCCCATGTTGTCTCACATCCGAATTGTTTCTTTCATGGGATTCCTTCTCCTTGTAGACTCTCTTTTTCTATATAACTCAGTGAAGTATTTGATACAAACCCGACAAGCTTCAGTTTCTCTTTTCTTTTCATTCGA GTACATGATATTGGCTACAACAACAATATCTACATTTGTGAAATACGTTTTCTATGTGAGTGACATGCTCATGGAAGGACAATGGGAGAAAAAAGCTGTGTACACATTCTATTTGGAGCTTATTCGCGACTTGCTACACTTGTCTCTGTATCTCGGCTTTTTCCTTGTAATCTTTGT TAACTATGGTGTGCCACTGCACTTGATTCGGGAGCTATACGAGACATTCAGAAACTTCAAACTGAGAATTGCTGATTACATCCGTTATCGAAAGATCACATCAAATATGAATGATCGGTTTCCAGATGCAACACCTGAAGAGTTGAACGC AAGTGATGCAACCTGCATTATCTGTAGAGAGGAGATGACTACAGCAAAAAGACTAGTCTGTGGGCATCTTTTCCATGTACACTGTCTCAGGTCTTGGTTGGAGAGACAACATACATGTCCCATTTGCAGAGCACTTGTTATACCAAATGAGAGTGGGACAACCACAACAAGGTCACGACCTGGAGCTCATCGTCAAG GAGCGAACTCAGCTACTACATCATCTCAAGAACGAACTGGTGATGGTGCAGAAAGTGGGAATATCAGCAGGCATCAAAAGAGAGTccaagcagcagcagcagcagcctcaATATATCAAAAATCTTTTGTTTACCCTTCTCCAAGCTCTTTACCATG GTCATCTGGATATGGTGTGCTTCCCAACAATTCCACACCTGGAAACAATACTGGTGAAAATGACAATTCAGTCCCTGGAAACTTGCCATCTTTTCAATTCCCACATTCTGGTTTCATGCCTCCTGGTGGGAGTCCTAACCATGAGCTGCAGATGTCCGTGTCTCAACTTGAGGCCCAGAAAAAAATAATTCAGCATCAGATTGAG GTATTGCAAAATCAGCTTGAGCGCTTACAGAAGCCAGCATCTGCATCTGAGAAAAGCCCAGTCACAGAATCCACCAGCAGCAGCAACGGTGGTGGCGGCAGCTGGACGGTGGCTGCTTCTGATAGCAAAGGGAAGGcggtttcatcatcatcatcatcatcgtcgtcgTCTATGGTGGTTTCTGGTGGTGTGGCTGATAATCGAGATGAAGGGAGCTTTACACCATTGTAG